A window of Saimiri boliviensis isolate mSaiBol1 chromosome 1, mSaiBol1.pri, whole genome shotgun sequence genomic DNA:
ctctgttatttatttttatacttttaatcaGTTTGTAGCAAagcatttgtttaattatttaactaATCCCATACCTCTAAAGGACTATAAGCCCTTAAGGGAAAGATTTGTGTCTGATTAGGCTAGTCATTATGTACCCAGTATATATATTGGCATTTAGTCATTGCTATAtaaacatttgcaaaatgaatgaatgagatataAGATAGTTCAATCTGAAAGAATATATAGTTGCCAAAGACAAGGAGAGTAGTTTATATTGTTGTCTATAAATATagcttgttttttctctttgtctttagaGGAAGATATGCATTCATCAGGTGAGAATCTCACCTGCTGCTCTTACTGTAACATCTGCCACTTCTCCTCCTTGTCTGTGCTCCAGTCACACAGGGCTTCAATTAGTGACCCAGGTGGTGAGGTCTTTCTCCTCACTCTCCACCTGGGTGGCTCCTTTTTGTCCTTTAGTTCTCACCTTAGACCTCCCCATAACAGAAAACCCTTGCCTGAACCCATTGTTTATATCTCTATGCTCAACAGATATTCTCTATCAtaccattttatttcttgtattcataAACTTACCATAAATcgttgttttcttcattttttggcTATCTGTAAGCTTCGTAAGAAAAAGGAATATAACTTCTTTCCTCAATATTGTATCTTAGGGCACAGCACagatgattaataaatatttgttaaagaaaataagtaaaaatgaatgcatttattattatttatggatTATGGGCATGAGGAGGATTCATCCTGCAGGTAACCTTCTGGAGAaggaaattctagaactgaactTTATGAGACCAGGGTATAAATCCTGGAAAAATTGTGCAGATCCTTTTCCTGGGGTAGTAGCCTCTGACAAGTTTTACACTGTGATCCCTGAGTCTCTTGAAGGTAGAGTTACCCTCAAAATATCTTTCTCAACAGTCAACTCACGACTGACTTTTTTACAAAGGagaatttacaaatttaattcataactttaaaattcataaatttaaaatttaagaatgagACAGAAGCTGAAGCTGCTAATACTTCTAAAGGGAAGGAATACAGTGATGCAAATGtgaatcaaaatgaaaagtttaatcCCTCATTCACCTTTTCCCTCACTTATCAAACATCAATTGACCTCACATTACACGCAGTGCTCGGAAAGgtggacaaaaatgaaaaagatttctCCATTTTGCCCTCATACACGTTGCAAACATAATTTGAGGCTCCTTTCAGATATCTACTATGCCTCCACATTTTCTTCCATCCATATCCGGAAGTTGCCTTCTCCATTCACAACTTGCGTAGGCATTCTCTGTACATCTCAAGACATTAAGGAGCATTCTTTTCAGTCATTCTTTCCATCAAACTGTGAGCCCCTTTAGAGCCAGGACCATGTTATGCCCAAGTCCATAGGCTCTTAAGAACCTGTCATGCTCCTGGCAATTGTCAatactcttaaatatttttcaggcACTACAGAGAGTTCTCTGGTGTATATGTGACTGAATGTTGTCTTGGTTCCAAGTCTGTATCTCAACTCTGGGGTACTGTTTCAGCAGTGTATTCACCACCGTCATACAAAGAAGTCTTGAAGAATATTATGGATGACCTTGATGCATTAAGTTTCCACAGTaacaattccaaaaaaaaaaaaaaaaaaaacctcatattaTAAGGTCAGTCCAGGGAGGAAATTTGATGGAATGTTACCTTAATAACTCCATGTGGTGGCCACCAGTGTCTAGGGCCTGAAACTAGAGAATACATGAAAATAGTTACAGAATCTAATTCCTGGTGAATCATAGCTTAATCTGTTGGCAGAATAAAAGAGTTCTAATTTATTATCAAGGAAGCTTGCAGCAATGgaaaacattatctcatttatacatgtattcattaatgtttttttaaatgtgtaataacTCTTTTTCTCCTGGTTGATATTAGCAGGGCATTACATAGATGCATCACTCTTTTCATGAAGGCTGGCAGTCCAGTGtactaaataatttttctaattagcTTGGACTTGAGAGGATTCAGAGCTTGTATGAAAGAAACAAGCAATGCTGTGACTTTAAAGTGATTTTGGACCCAATCCACATGTTTTTTAGAGTGAAATGACACCTGGGTAATACTCAGGAATTCTTGGTAGGTATGTGAAAAAGCAAGCTCTCCAGCCCTTGAGGCTAGTTCTCCTTATGACTCCCTACACGATTTCTTCTCTAGAAGAGGATAAAAGATGAtggtcctttgtagggacatggatgaacctggaaaccatcattctcagcaaactgacacaagaacagaaaatcaaacaccatattccctcactcataggcggatattgaacaaggagaacacatggacacagggaggggagtatcacacactggggtctgtgggggggaaataggggagggacagagttggggagttggggagggataacatggggaggaaTGTAGGAATGTAggaatataggtgatggggaggaaggcagccaaccacactgccatgtgtgtatctatgcaataatcttacatgttcttcacatgtaccccaaaacctaaaatgcaacaacaacaacaaaaataatggtCCACTCAAATACACAGCAAAGCATTTTCAAACATTCTAAATTTTTATGACGTGCTCTGATGTATGCATATCATATTGCTAATCATTTTTACATGTTACCTCATGAGTCACTCAAGCCTCTTTGCCCCCATGAGTTAAATCTCATAATAATCTGCATGCAAAAGATGACGAAATGAAGTTCTCTGCCCATTGAATCGGAGTCTGTTAGAGTACACCACATCATCtctcaaaatatacatatatattttgagagtgtatatatatatatatacatatacacacacacatatgtatatactctGAATATCATCTCTcaaagtgtatatgtatataattttacttttcaaagtatGTATTTAAAGTATACTGTAACTTTAAAGTGATTTTGGGCCCAATCCTCATATTTTTTagatgattttaagaaaaatttcaaagcatTCTCTCTCAGATTACTATGTAAAAGCCTGCAAATCAATTTCAACTGCTGGTCCAGACCAGCTGAATTACTCACCAGAAGATAACACCAAATGTATCAAGATAAAGGACAAAAGTGAGAATGCTGGAAAATATTTGGCTATTTTTCCTCCTGGGGTGTCTCTGGAATGATGCGCTGTGATATTGTCTCAGGTTGTTGCCCTCTAATATAATCACTGAAGTGGAGACTCGAGATTTAAGACAACTATTACAATGAAGACCCATCTCCAGTCTGCCCACTGTATCCTCAGTACTTTGTATTTGGAAAGCCTATTCCACTCCTTCTCAGAAACAAAGGTTTAAAAAGACAAACCTTGAATAACAATCTTGATTAAAAGTATAGAGCTCAGTAACAGATCTTTGAATCCTCAGAATTAAATCACAGACCACTCTAGGGgcataactttattattttagtggGAAGGTATTTTACAGGTCATGAGGTAGCAACTCCTTCTCTGAAGCTTCACCTAAATTTAGTTTTTGAGGGGATGAAAAAAGAATATGGGTCTACTGAGGTCCCCAGACAATATGGACTTCTCAATAAATGGAGTAGTAGGTCTATACTTGCTCCTCAAGCAATGAATACCTCTTTGGATTAAGACAAATATTTCTGATAATTCAGGCATGCTTGACTATACTGAGACTCTTCTGATATTGAATCCTAGACTCTTTGAGGACATTCACAGGAGAAAAATCATTCCCTGCCATCTCACTGGGGTCCCACAGCTATTTTAACCCAGACATAGAAAGGGAAAAGTCAGTGAGCAAATTCTCCCTAAGGATGGCCTTTTCTTGTAGCAACATTTCTGATCCCCAAGAATGGTATCTGCAGATTCCAGGGTTGACCAATGACCACATTTAACTCTACCTCAATTCCTAATCCTACAAAAGTGGCCTGATCTTCCATATGTTCACTAGGCTTTTATCTCTGTCGGCAACACATGTCAGTGGGTAATTATATAAACTCTACTGATACGTTATAGTGTGGCAGGTGTTATTGTTATTTAAGACATTAAAATGTAGCCAGGATGATTAGAAGTCCTTTGCCCACTGTGCAAGGTTGCCTACTCCTGTGCCTACTCCTGGCAGAGTCTGGGACACCATGTTTTTGCTAAACACATCCCCATCTCATCCTGATATTTTCCCTGGATTCCTCCAGAAATGGAGCAGGAACAGGAGAAGTTCAGGGGCAGCCAGAAGACTAAAGGAAAACACGGAGGCTCACTCTCTCCATCCCTCATGCCACAGCTGACCCAcctcagaaagaagagaaaaggaagaggaatgtAATGTGCTGCTTTTAAGAGGCATGCCTTAGGTCCTCAGGAGGGGATGGAATAACTGCTGCGTAGGAGAGAAAAGTCACTGAGGCATCGTGTGCTGGACTGAGCAGGGCATGGAAGCCCATCATACAGATTGCATCAAGGTCAAACCTCAGCAGGGGAGACATGAGGGGGTAAGAACAGATCACTGGAAAGGGCAGCCATTAGGCAATTCAAGAGAGGCAATAGCGTGAGAAAACACACCACAGTAGGAGACAGCAAGGAGAAAAATATGACATGTTCCACAACAATAATTAGCACTTAGGACCAGAATTTAAAATGCGTGGAAACGCCTAAGAAAGAGAAGGCTGGTAGAGGAGGTTTCAGCAACAGATGAGATCCTTGGATACCATTTGCTGTAAGTCCAGCCTTGTGCCCGTAGTGATCCAGGGCCTCTGCCGTTTTAACAgggaagatattttattatagctAAGTTCCTCCTGTTATCTGAACTTCTGGCCTCTACCATTTCTTCTGTAAAAAGTTACCTTTCTTACATAAAACCAATACATGCTCacttagaaaatttataaaatagaaatataaaagacaGGGAGGTGCAGCAGgtaaaaacatacaaagaaatggccaaatagaaatatacaaaataggaaatatacaaaatgaaatagaaatatacaaaataaaaatatgcaaatgaaataaaaggtgTAAAATCTCACAGCCCAGAAGTacctattaaataaatgtaaaattaattctAGTtttaagatatgtatatatatatatatacataatcacacatgtacatatatgttttttaCAATATTCAACTTTTACAATATATCTTGTTTTTTCACTTAGAAATGGACTATAACATTTTCTTGCTCTCTAAATATAGTTATATTGAACATGAATTTAGATGCCTGGTGTCATATTCCATCGCATATATGGATTTTAACTATACTAATATTCTTTAATTGTTGCTCAATTAGGGTGATGTccgttttttattgttgttaatgGTGCTAGCATAGGTAAGTTTTTATTTACCTCagttaatttgtcttttaatatttcattttaataaatgccTGTAAATAAGCCACCTGGAAACTTCCAGAAAGAACTTAGGTCACCTAGAATATGAGAGAGGTGGTCTTCATTCAATTTGTGAGCTTCATACTTGTAATCTTacataaaatactttgaaaacacCCTGTTATCTTCCTGAGTAAATCATTTATTCCCCAATTTGGAAAGGCAGAGGTACTCTGTTGTTTAGAAAGCATtctgaatgcagaaacagaacatCAAGTTATAATGTTTTGtcaacttggaaaataatttattctatctGGACCACAGAATTTTCCCATTTGCACTGTTGGGAGTCACACGTTCTATCAAGTGCTCTTTGGAGGTTTAATTGAACAAACACTTAAACAGCTTTGAAAACTCAGACAGATAAGCCACcaataaatgctattttaatttgACTTCTTCGCAGCCACTATATGGATGTGAATGTTGTAAATCCAGAGGCACAGATTCATTTTATGGCATTCAAAAATAAGTGTGAAATTACTTCCCGTCTGAGAATAaataatctacatttttttttacttagttttGTTGCAAATTTTATTATCAGAGCATCACACATAAGGTGATTTCTCATAGGCCTTCTACAGTTTGGAATTCTGATTTTTCAGGAACTGTGAGTGGCCCTGGAAATATAGCTGTGAAAACTATTGGTATCACCCTTACCCTAATGGAGCTTAGACCACATTAGGGGAAAGTCATTACACAAATAATTACTCAAGGAAGGTAGACTTGAGGAGGAAATTTCCAATATTTGAGTTTTCTGAATCTTGTGACTTTTAGATATTAATGATGACCCCTGTGCTTCTCATTCATATTAGCATTGATAAATCAAACAATAAAATGCCACATATTCAATATTTTAACTAcgtaaaactgaaacaaaatactCTAAGATAAAGAGGATTGCATATTATGACCACATGGCTCTATTTAATAGATGTAAAAATAAGATAACAGAAAGAAGTCTATAAACATTGTTTAAACCTGAAGCACACTGAGGAAAAGCCAGTGCTACAGGAAATAATTAAGGCTAGAAtatctttgccttttccaaacTCCCCCAAATTTCAGTTCAACTAATATTGGGAGAAGAGAATAAGTGAGATTAAAAGATCATATGTCCCTCAGAGAATCCTTAGTCTATGATTTTGTCATCATCTATCACACCTAGTCTAATTCCAAAAGCTACGGCTTAGGGCTTTCTCACTGAATTCCAGGCTCCCTAGCTGTGAAGTAATTAAATTTACGTGTTTCAATTTCACCTCAAATCCACATCTTCAAAAACCATTGCCTCCTCCTGTTGTCCAAAGCAGATTCTTATCACTTTTCAGGGATGCAAAAACCCTTCTACTGTCACTGGATTGATGTAAGGCTCTACTTTCTTCCTGCAGAAAGTCTCAGCTCTACTGCCAGTGGATAGCACTTTCATAGTTTACCTCATTCTGATGACCAATTATACTTCCAACACAGTACTGATGAGCTGCCAGCAATGCTTTATCTATCACAGTAAAAGCACTAGATACCAAGCAAATAATCATTCCCATCCAGGCTGTAGGATTAAGCCTTCCCCTTCTGAAGGATTTTAGGGAAGCCCTAGGACAGCATTAACTAGACTTGTACATTCTCCAGCACTAATCTGGACCACTGGTTTGGAGAACCAGTTATTTGGACTGACCAAGATGGTTTTATGGCCTTAACCTTCTCTTTGGCTCAACTGAACTGATAAACTTCTTAACTCCAGACCCCTGATCTACGTTTTGTTGTAGAGGATTTACTTTAGAATGTGTAACTctaatttctttatatatccCTTTGAGTTGTAAATCCTTTTAGAAGCCTCCTGCCAGTTTAACAACCCAGGACTGCCTTTCTCAGTGGCCTGGGAGCCATTCCTTGGAAATGTAATCATCAAGACAAATAATGCTCGTATCTACTAGTTTCTGTGGAAGGGTACAGATCTACCTTCCAGGGTGATAAGCACCTTGCTCCAAGTTGCAAAAACACCTCCTCTCATAAAGATAtgagtttatttttgctttggatgaagccaattagcaaacacagatggcCTATGATTTCCCCATATTATCCTCCAGTACTTTGCATCAGCTCGCCCCAGCCCTTTAAAAccttctcatttcctttgtttCGGTGAGTTGAGTTCAGACTGAGTTCTGGCCTCTTTTCCTGATTGCAATAACCTTAAATATAATACTTCTTGCTCGTGTAACTTTGTCAGCTTTATGTTTGCTTCAGAAGAATACCACATACCAAATAACAGATTTTGTTACCTTTTCTCTTTGGATCGCATcactaacaaaatgaaaaagcaaaacatttttgttttgtttaatttttacttttcccCTAACTCCTTTAGAgggtttgttagtttgttttcatgctactgataaagacatacctgaaactgggcaaGGGGATCATATGCTGTGATCCCTATACCCAGTACATCAGAATGTGTcagtatttggagatagggtagTCAAGggagtaattaaggttaaattagGTCACTGGGGTGGGCACGAATTCAGTATGACTAGTGTTcttatataagaagaaaaattaggaCAAAGATAAGCAAAGAATAAACACCATGAGAAGGCTCACAAAGAACATTGCCATCTATAAGCCAGAGATAAgtcaaccctgctgacaccttcgTCTCAGACTTCTAGCTTTCAGAGCTGTGagcaaatttctgttgcttaagccatcTCGTCTGCAGTACTTTATTATGACAGCCCTTGCAAATTAATACAGTTGCATGTTTAGAGAACTTAGATTCACAAACAGTTGAACATGCTTTTAAATAGCTCATTTGACTTTTCTGAAGCACTTTTAAATTGCATTGAACCATAAGTTTGACAGAGAGATGGTAAATctgtttttgaatttcaaaattaaattatttatatg
This region includes:
- the SPINK14 gene encoding serine protease inhibitor Kazal-type 14, which produces MIICLVSSAFTVIDKALLAAHQYCVGSIIGHQNEEEAMVFEDVDLRDTPGGKIAKYFPAFSLLSFILIHLVLSSVSGPRHWWPPHGVIKVKCPYKKVNLSWFNRTVNPCPVLYQSICGTNFITYDNPCILCVESLKSHGKLRFYHDGKC